The genome window CATACTGCATGCACCCCCACCTCAGCAAAGGACCAAATCATCCCCACTCCTTCAAATCTTCAAGATAGACCCCTTCACCCAACGCCCAAGCTGCGCAGACAACAGCCGGTTCTCATTCATAATAAACATCCGCCCATTGCGGCCAAAGGAAAAATTAGCCACGCCGCTCTTGATGTAAATCTTCCCCAACAAGACACCACCGGGCGACCAGACGTTAACCCCGTCCCCGCAGCCAGCGTACACATTGCCTTCCATATCGGTCTTGATCCCATCTGGAATACCGTTTGCTGCCATCGCGAAGACGCGACGGTTGATCAGGAATGGCTGGCCGTGGTAGGTGGTGATGTCGAATGCATAGCTGGATGGTTCCATATCAGCCAACCGTAACTGTAAGATGGTGTACCATACTTGCGAACAAAAAGGATAGCGACAAGAGAGCGATAGgacggggaagggaaaatgaCATACATGGTGGAAGGCTTAGTCGGATCCGTCGTCCCATCACCAACTGTATACGCCGTATCAGTGATGTATACTATTTTCTCAtcaggagagaaagaaatgcCATTCGGACGACCAAATCCATCCGCAACGACACGCACATCCCCGGTACTCGGATCATAGCGATAAACTTGGTTCGGCAGTTGCGGTGCAGGCCGGATGCCCTGCTCGTATCCGTACGTAGGATCAGTGAACCAGATAGAGCCATCGCTGTGAACGACCACATCATTCAGGGAATTATAATTCCGACCGTAGAAACCACTGATTAAGAGCTCAGATTCATATGGCGGGTCAATAGACATCTGGAATAGACCCCCGGATTGGTTGAGCGTGCCTTGGCCGCAGAAAAGGATACCAGAGTCGTGATTGATACCTCCGTTGGGAAGAGGAATGGTGGTATTGATTATTTCAGATGTTACTGGGTTGCTGCTAAGGATTACTTTGGAGATCTTGATTgttgattggttggtgaGGGGATCGGTGAAGATGTTGCTAGTCATGAATAATTCGTCTgtggatgggatgaagaCACTTGCTTCATGGGCGAATGGGAAGTCATTGTTCTCTAGAAGAATTTCTAGTTTTGGGGCATTGCCTGTGATGTTTAGGAATCGACTATCGTAGTATTCGAATCCTGTGGTGGCCTGGGAGAACTCGGGCTGCAGGCCGGTGACGGACATACTGTGGGCCATTGGGATGGTGGCCATGGCGAAAGTAATGCTATGTTACTCGTTGAAGAGTGGGGGGACATGGAGATTTATATGCTCACTAGAAAGTTATATCGGGGGTTTCTCGGCTGATCTAAGGCGAGGAACTGCGCTGGGGTTGAGGTGGAGCAGCCAGCAATTTCCGCTTATAGGGATGAGGCGGGGACATTGTGGGCGATCATCGCCGTAATCGGTCCAGGTAGGGAACCGGCGTGTGAATGTACTATTTTGGCATCTTATTCTGGGGACTACAACACCTTCCGTGGTTTTACGAGGGACTGCAACAAAAGAGTAACTCCTTATTTATCTACTCAGAGTAGGTATATAACAGGAACACCAATCAGATTGCTCAATAGCAGCTTCAAGGGGCATGCCCCATACGCTCAATGTGCTGCCTTATAAGCTCGGCCACAGCTGTATGACCTTTTTCTTGGGCTAGCGCCAGCGCTGACTTcccattctcatcctgcaAATGCGGATTGATTCCTTCTGCGGCAAGAAGTATTCTTACAATCTCCACGTCGCCACGAACCGCTGCAGATGGTAGGGGTGGAAGCCCAATACTATGTCCACGGTTTGGGTCTGCCCCCGCTGAAAGTAAAAGTTTCACCGCCTCCGGACTACAGTGGCGTGATGCCATCACTAACGGCGTCGAACCATCCCTGCTTTGCACATCGACAGTCGCACCTGCATCAAGAAGGACTTTGAACAGTTCGACATGGTCCATTAGACGCCTCCATGCTATGTTGTGGAGGGGTGTTCGTCCATTACCATCGGGAATGCTTGGATTTGCTCCTCCTTTGAGTAGAAGCTTTACCATTTCCGAATCACCAAATCTTGACGCCTTTAACAGAGGAGTGTCTCCTGCATTGTCCGCAATGTCAGGCGTGGCGCCTGCAGAAAGCAGCATGTTTACCACCTCCAAGGCCCCGCGCACAGTCGCGATTGCAAGGGCTGTGTTTCCATGTCTCTGGTCTTGTGTGTCAAGTGCTGCTCCTGCGGCAATAAGCGCTTCAATTATCTCCACATCTGTCTCCGCATAATATAGAACATCACAAGCCATAGTGAGGGCTGTTCTCCCAAACTGAGTCAGGACGTTAACATCTGCACCCGCAGAAATAAGAAACTTGACCATTTCcaattttctttcctgtaCAGCGCCGAAAAGTGGCGTTGCTCCGTCTACATTGCGGATATGGAATTCTGCACCTGCAGCGAGAAGCGCTTTGACAACTTCCACGTTTCCAAATTCCGCAGCATACATGAGTGCTGTATCTTTATTGCTATCCTGGGTGTTAGCATCTGCACCCacagaaataaaaaacttGACCATTTCcgattttcttccctttaCAGCGTAGAAAAGTGGCGTTGCTCCGTCTACATTGCGGACATGGAATTCTGCACCCGCAGCGAGAAGCGCTTTGACAACTTCCACGTTTCCAGATTCCGCAGCATACATGAGTGCTGTATCCTCATTGCTATCCTGGGTGTTAACATCCGCACCTGCAGCTATAAGCGCTTCAACGGTTTCCAAATCTCCGGATCCAGCAGCGCGTAGGAGTGGTCCTGATCCATAATCATTTTCCATATGAATGTCTGCACCTGCAGTAATAAGTAACTTGACGATTGACGCATCACCACGCTCTGCCGCTCGAGAAAGTGGGGTCTCTCCAGTACTGGAGGAAGAGTTAGGGTCCACCCTTCCTGTGTTGAGCAGCATGGtgactatttttttttctccagcACGTGCCGCTTCAGCCAATGGACTCACGTTGTACAAGTCTCTTAAATCTGGATGGACACCCTGTGTAGCAAGCAGAATTCT of Aspergillus luchuensis IFO 4308 DNA, chromosome 7, nearly complete sequence contains these proteins:
- a CDS encoding SMP-30/gluconolactonase/LRE family protein (COG:G;~EggNog:ENOG410PWP3;~InterPro:IPR011042,IPR013658;~PFAM:PF03088,PF08450) gives rise to the protein MATIPMAHSMSVTGLQPEFSQATTGFEYYDSRFLNITGNAPKLEILLENNDFPFAHEASVFIPSTDELFMTSNIFTDPLTNQSTIKISKVILSSNPVTSEIINTTIPLPNGGINHDSGILFCGQGTLNQSGGLFQMSIDPPYESELLISGFYGRNYNSLNDVVVHSDGSIWFTDPTYGYEQGIRPAPQLPNQVYRYDPSTGDVRVVADGFGRPNGISFSPDEKIVYITDTAYTVGDGTTDPTKPSTIYAFDITTYHGQPFLINRRVFAMAANGIPDGIKTDMEGNVYAGCGDGVNVWSPGGVLLGKIYIKSGVANFSFGRNGRMFIMNENRLLSAQLGRWVKGSILKI
- a CDS encoding uncharacterized protein (COG:M;~EggNog:ENOG410PJJV;~InterPro:IPR002110,IPR020683,IPR001810,IPR036770;~PFAM:PF13857,PF12796,PF00023,PF13637,PF13606;~go_function: GO:0005515 - protein binding [Evidence IEA]) — its product is MLGELPGDVLQCIADWLEGGDLNNLVRTSTHFYQYINPFLYHWDMHHPDPQALIWAARNAQEITARMSLSKIHTPQSFTAAQIALSKAAGLGHEHIVRLILSTEGIKPDVRGSWSAQITWDAPLYCAAAKGHEGVVRMLLDLKDVNPDQGGGWGDTPLRAAAASGHLDVVKLLLATKRVNPNYQCFHGKTPLLKAAARNHQETVMLLLATEGVDPHLRDSHGVSILSLAAKHGLEEVVRILLATQGVHPDLRDLYNVSPLAEAARAGEKKIVTMLLNTGRVDPNSSSSTGETPLSRAAERGDASIVKLLITAGADIHMENDYGSGPLLRAAGSGDLETVEALIAAGADVNTQDSNEDTALMYAAESGNVEVVKALLAAGAEFHVRNVDGATPLFYAVKGRKSEMVKFFISVGADANTQDSNKDTALMYAAEFGNVEVVKALLAAGAEFHIRNVDGATPLFGAVQERKLEMVKFLISAGADVNVLTQFGRTALTMACDVLYYAETDVEIIEALIAAGAALDTQDQRHGNTALAIATVRGALEVVNMLLSAGATPDIADNAGDTPLLKASRFGDSEMVKLLLKGGANPSIPDGNGRTPLHNIAWRRLMDHVELFKVLLDAGATVDVQSRDGSTPLVMASRHCSPEAVKLLLSAGADPNRGHSIGLPPLPSAAVRGDVEIVRILLAAEGINPHLQDENGKSALALAQEKGHTAVAELIRQHIERMGHAP